Proteins co-encoded in one Yamadazyma tenuis chromosome 1, complete sequence genomic window:
- a CDS encoding NADP-dependent 3-hydroxy acid dehydrogenase (EggNog:ENOG503NW2S; COG:Q), with product MSFGPKAAQRLANKVVLITGASSGIGEATAREFASAANGNISLILAARREDKLTTLKADLIQQYPEIKVLSRVLDVSKTSSILSFVKGLPEDFADVSVLVNNAGKALGRSEVGQLKAEDVSEMLDTNVLGLITLTNALLPHFRAKNRGDIVNVGSIAGREAYPGGSIYCASKAAIRAFTGALRKETINSRIRVLEVDPGAVLTEFSVVRNYGDKAAADKVYEDTEPLGPEDIAEAIVFGVTRNLKVVIAETLIFPTHQAGAGVLHRGSLGQ from the coding sequence ATGTCATTTGGTCCAAAAGCTGCTCAGAGATTGGCCAATAAGGTCGTCCTCATCACCGGCGCCTCGTCAGGTATTGGTGAGGCCACCGCCAGAGAATTCGCTTCTGCTGCCAATGGTAACATCAGCTTGATCTTGGCCGCCAGAAGAGAAGATAAGCTCACCACCCTCAAAGCTGATTTGATCCAACAGTACCCTGAAATCAAGGTTCTTTCCCGCGTGTTGGACGTTTCAAAAACCTCGTCAATCCTCAGCTTTGTCAAGGGCCTTCCCGAAGACTTTGCCGACGTTTCCGTTTTGGTGAACAATGCTGGCAAAGCGTTGGGCCGCAGTGAAGTTGGACAACTCAAGGCCGAAGACGTGTCGGAGATGCTCGACACAAACGTCTTGGGTCTCATCACCTTGACCAACGCTCTTTTGCCCCATTTTCGGGCCAAAAATAGAGGTGATATTGTCAATGTAGGCTCGATCGCGGGAAGAGAAGCGTACCCCGGAGGAAGCATTTATTGTGCGTCAAAGGCAGCTATCAGGGCCTTCACCGGTGCCTTAAGAAAGGAAACCATCAATAGCAGAATCAGGGTGTTGGAAGTGGACCCAGGGGCGGTTTTGACGGAGTTTTCAGTGGTGAGAAATTACGGCGATAAAGCTGCTGCCGATAAGGTGTACGAAGACACAGAGCCGTTGGGACCCGAGGACATTGCCGAGGCGATTGTGTTTGGGGTGACgagaaacttgaaggtggtgatagCCGAAACCCTTATTTTTC
- a CDS encoding NADP-dependent 3-hydroxy acid dehydrogenase (EggNog:ENOG503NW2S; COG:Q) — protein MSFGSKAAERISNKVVLITGASAGIGAATAKEIAVTANGNIKLILTARRKDKLQDLADELTQQFPDIKVLTVALDVSKLETIRPFVEALPQEFADIDVLVNNAGLALGRDPVGSILDEDITTMFQTNVLGLITLTQAVLPIMKAKDSGDIINLGSIAGRDPYPGGGIYCPTKASVKSFSHVLRKELISTKIRIIEIDPGNVETEFSNVRFKGDLEKAKAVYAGTEPLYAEDIAEFIVFAITRKQKTVMAETLVFSTNQASATHLYREE, from the coding sequence ATGTCATTCGGATCCAAGGCCGCAGAAAGAATCTCCAACaaagtggtgttgatcaCCGGTGCCTCCGCTGGTATTGGTGCTGCCACCGCCAAAGAAATTGCTGTTACTGCCAACGGGAATATCAAGTTAATTTTGACCGCCAGAAGAAAAGATAAGTTACAAGATCTCGCTGATGAGTTGACCCAACAGTTCCCCGAcatcaaggtgttgacAGTAGCCTTGGACGTATCGAAGTTGGAAACAATCCGCCCGTTTGTCGAGGCATTGCCCCAAGAGTTTGCTGATATCGATGTGTTGGTCAATAACGCTGGACTTGCTTTGGGAAGAGACCCTGTTGGCAGTATTTTAGACGAGGATATCACCACCATGTTTCAAACCAACGTGTTGGGGTTGATCACCTTGACCCAAGCGGTGTTACCCATCATGAAGGCAAAGGATTCAggtgatatcatcaatctTGGATCCATTGCTGGCAGAGACCCTTACCCCGGTGGAGGAATTTACTGTCCCACCAAGGCTAGTGTCAAGTCGTTCTCTCACGTGTTGAGAAAGGAGTTGATTTCGACCAAGATCCGTATCATTGAGATTGATCCCGGTAATGTTGAAACGGAGTTTTCCAATGTGAGATTCAAGGGTGATTTAGAGAAGGCCAAGGCTGTTTATGCTGGTACCGAGCCATTGTACGCGGAGGACATTGCTGAGTTTATTGTGTTTGCCATCACCAGAAAGCAGAAGACGGTGATGGCCGAGACGTTGGTGTTTTCAACCAACCAGGCTAGTGCCACTCATTTATACAGAGAAGAGTAG